ttaatttgaaGCAAAATCTGGGTTCAGGTGCGACATAATTTTTGCACACCACCTCTCTTGCTCCGCCAAATATTATTAAGAAAAGGGATTCAagtcatgaaattttttttatgctGGCAATATCTGTTCTTTCTACTTCTATCTTGTCCTTTAATTGCTTTAGTTCGATTGTAGTGTAAATATATCTGTTGGACCTCGTGAGGATAGAATGATGCTTTCTGGAATGCATACGGTAGCTGATATATATTGCTGCCGCTGTGGACAAATAGTTGGGTGGAAATATGTAAGCTTCTGTTTCAAATATGTTTTTGCATGTTTGCAACGGCACTTCCACtcgttgtttttgactttttttgttACCTCTAATGTTTCACTTTTTACTTTTTCACTACAGGAGGCTGCccatgagaaaagtcaaaagtaTAAGGAGGGAAAGTTTGTACTTGAGAGGTATACCTGTCTTCTTGCATGCTGGGTTAAAATTTATCCTGTTTCTTTTCCCCTcttcctccctccctccctccccctTTTCAAAATTTAACCCCCTTTCCTTCGGTTCTGACCCATGTGCCGTTACATCTACATGTTGGTAAACAGAGGAGGGATCATGGATGGTTTGGACTCAGAATTCTATATTGATACTCGTCCAAGCATGAGTGATGCTGAGGACGCATAGATTACTGTTATCGTTTATTGTACATGTTAGATAATGTAGTGAATTTGGAGAACCTTGGCTTCCAGTTAATAGATAAGTCCTGTGTATGTACGTTGTCGCAGTTATTCAACTAAAGTTTGATATATAGATGTATGCTAAAATAGTTTTACCAGCAATTACCAAGGTCTTTTATGTTTTAACTGGTGCTTGAGACTTCTTTGAAGTTGTTAATTCACATATGCATGAAGGTCATTacgtaaaaatttgatttttgccTGCTGCTTGGATGTTTGGCATGCTTTGAGCACTTAAATCCACTTTCAAATAACAATGGATACTGACTTATCCTTTGTCTTctgcattttgagtgatttaGTAATCTCTCTTTCTGTCAATGTTCACTTGAGCTCTTTGATATAGATGGTCtctttttgggggaaaatgaACGATATCATACTACTGCTTGAATGGATGGAATTCAAAATGCAGGGGTCATTACTGACTTCCAGTTTGATTGGTGACAGAGAGACCTTTGCTCATTATTGGGATATTATTTTTTAACCCATGGATATCGTTCTTGAAGGATCACATTTGCTCCATTCGAAGAGAAAGACgaagcaaaaaagaaaggggaaaaaaaaatttgctgcCAATAGAATAAGATTTACAGAGTATACGATAGGACGGCTCTTTCTTTCACTTTTCTAGTCGGCAAAAATGTAAAATCCTCTCAAACTAGGAATTGTAGTATATTTTCttattgaaaaatattatttgtACTTCTATTTTTGTTAATTATGCTTTTACTATCATTCTGATCATATAGTTTTCATTTATGAGACTGTATGATAAAATAATGATAGGAGTGTAAATAACAAAAGATGGAATGCGGATAACTTttcccttcttatttaatataaTAATCAACATTTTTCAAatgcatctttttcttttatgcaAGAATCTTTGAAGTGCTAATGCTTTTGAAAGGTATGTACTTTGTGGTTCAAATTAAATGTTTTTGTtgggctcttttttttttttgcccctgATGAAGATTCGTCCATGGACTGATGGacctccttcatttttttttttaaatcacctAAAAGAAATGTTAAACAAATACTCCTATTACTtgaaatctttcttttttttaataaggaCTAATAATGATTTTCTACTTATCCTGTAATTATTCAAGCTTTATCTCCTTGATGAGTTGAATCCATACCTTTCAATTACACTTGAAGTATTTTACCAAGTACAACTAGTCCATCCTTAGTTATCCCTATTACATGAAATTAGCTATCCAAACGAAAGTGCCTCTACCAGCTACCAGTCTGCTacacaaaataaataatatatctATATTGAttgtttaacaagaaaatatggAAGGTCAATATCCTTGGAAAAAATTATTCATCTTTTAATGGATTTCAATCCTTAAATTCCACTCCCCTtcatctaccaaaaaaaaataaaaaaataaaaaataaaatctaaaaaTTAGATGAGTGTGTTTATATTTTAGggaaatttgtcaaattggtccctaacatttgccaaaaaaattttttagcccctaacatttaaaatcagccaAATTTGTCCCTAATATTTAAATTATGATCCATTTTGGTCTTAATGCTCGTATTTGCTCATTTCTCCGACTGAAAATAGCACGCCTCTCTCATGTGGGTATATTTTCAAAGTCAAAATCGGAAAACACACTTAATTTCCTGTTGAGTAAAGTCATTTTCCCTTCATATTTTCTCattgaaaatttgaagaaaaagctGACATATAAAACACATTggtaaaaaaaaacttattacATAACTCTCAGTTCGGGGCAAAAGAGGGGAAAGAGGGCGGCACTGTTGTTGCAGCTAGTAATGTGAGTCAGGCTCAATTAGAGCCCTAGGAGGCAGAGACAAATCTAGCCAAGGCTCCAAAGCTTGGATTTTTTATGACAGTGGCTGTATTGGTGGTTAGATGGAGCCCTATGAAGTGATAAGGGGGTGGCCATGTTGATTGAGAAGATGGGGCCAAATGAAGTTGGAAAGTTGGTTGAGGAAACATCTAACATCCCTGGCCGATATTGTCTCACAGTTAGCCGTCCCATGGGGCCGTAGGTTTTGTTCCTAGCGGTGTTGAATAACACAACAAGCTAATGCCTTACCAAAAGGCCTCGACCAAGTGGGGGACATCACAACAGGTTATTAAAGCAGCCCAGGACTTCCTCCCTtagccgatgtgggatcattacaaaACAAGGGCTGGGTCAATTGCATGCTAGTGGGGACGGAACGAGAATTGCGAGTGGAAAGGGAGAGGGAAGGGAGGAAGATGAGGATAGAGGTGTGGGAAGTGATGCGGCGAGGCTAGAGGTGGTAGGAGGTGAGGGGGGTAGCGGCTATCGATGCTGGTGGTTATTTTGCGGTGGCAGTGGAGAAAGTTTTGAACATTGTCTCTACTACTGGCTTGGCAAGTGTGACATATTTGACCAACAAGTACTTGGATCAAAATGTCAGCTTCTTCTTCACATTTTCTTGTTATTCTTCCTCCATTACACAGCTGTCTAGTTGCAGCTGCgtttttcctcttcaatttcattcTTTTAGTGAGGCAATTAGGACACAAATAGGTAAATATGAAGGAAAGATGGCTTTACTCAACTAGAAATAAAGTGTATTTTTCGGTTTTGCCCTTGAAAATATACCCACGTAAGAGAGCGCGTGCGCCTTTCGAGGTTAAATTACCTGGTCTTGGAACAGCCATTCAGGTCCCAAGATCCAGGGTTCGAACCTCTCTTAACGCTTGGGTGCTCTTGGGGGGCGGAGCACTTCAGGTGCAGGGTGATTAGTCTGGCAAAGTTGAGATGCACCCtgtattgacaaaaaaaaaaaaaaaagaggcataCTATTTTTAGTCGGAGAAATAAACAAATACGAGCATTAGGACCAAAATGGATCATAATTTAAATATTAGGGACAATTCTgactgattttaaatgttagggactaaaaaagtttttttgaaaaatgttagagaccaatttggcaaattcCCCTATATTTTAATATCGTAATCAACTTACGGATGATAAGTAAACTTCAACCACCACTTAAAGCTACACCACATTCTTGCCAACACagccttttttcttcttcattttttgttttttttttccggcaACACACTTTACATTAGATTAAAAAAGTAAATTGCTGTTTAACTGGAGAAAAGGGTCATGGTAAAGCAGTTGGAAGAATTCCTTGTTGATAGTTGATGAGCGAAATCTGAtgcaaatttctcaaaatctgaAAAGCAAGAGAAAACCCCTTCGACGTCCAAACTCCCAGTCTCCCACGCTGCACCCCTCCCTTCCCCCTCTTCTTGTCGGCCAATTTGGATGCTACTACAATTTTGCCGAATCCCATtaaccccttaatttcttttctttttctttgttgttggatttttctttttctttttccttttcatttttatcaatTGCAGGtagaaggaggaggagaaggatTCGAGCCCCTGATTGGAGACATGGGTTCTTCCTCTAAGAGGAAATCTGCCAAAAAGAAAAGTTCCAAACTTTCTTCTCAGGTAGCAGTATCGAGAATCTGCTATGTGACTTTTATTTGTTTCTGATAAATTTTTTGCTATATTTGTGCTGGATTCTCTATTTATTTCATGTATTGTGTTGGGTTTATCTTGGTTGTTCTTCAATGTTGTTTCAATAAACAGGCCTGCTCAGACATATTGAGAATAATTAATGGAAAAAATTGGAACTTTAAGCCATTAGCTTAGCTTAGGGCGCATTTAAAGTGGCCATTCTGAAAGTGCGATATGAACAATTGAAACTTTAAGGCATTAATTTGGTTTCTGTATTGAACTTGAAATGGCT
The DNA window shown above is from Coffea arabica cultivar ET-39 chromosome 5e, Coffea Arabica ET-39 HiFi, whole genome shotgun sequence and carries:
- the LOC140006729 gene encoding protein yippee-like At5g53940 isoform X4; the encoded protein is MGRIFVVDLEGRTYKCKFCKTHLALAGDLVSRGFHSRRGKAYLFSNAVNISVGPREDRMMLSGMHTVADIYCCRCGQIVGWKYEAAHEKSQKYKEGKFVLERGHY
- the LOC140006729 gene encoding protein yippee-like At5g53940 isoform X3 produces the protein MGRIFVVDLEGRTYKCKFCKTHLALAGDLVSRGFHSRRGKAYLFSNAVNISVGPREDRMMLSGMHTVADIYCCRCGQIVGWKYEAAHEKSQKYKEGKFVLERWSLFGGK
- the LOC140006729 gene encoding protein yippee-like At5g53940 isoform X2, with translation MGRIFVVDLEGRTYKCKFCKTHLALAGDLVSRGFHSRRGKAYLFSNAVNISVGPREDRMMLSGMHTVADIYCCRCGQIVGWKYEAAHEKSQKYKEGKFVLERGGIMDGLDSEFYIDTRPSMSDAEDA
- the LOC140006729 gene encoding protein yippee-like At5g53940 isoform X1, with product MGRIFVVDLEGRTYKCKFCKTHLALAGDLVSRGFHSRRGKAYLFSNAVNISVGPREDRMMLSGMHTVADIYCCRCGQIVGWKYVSFCFKYVFACLQRHFHSLFLTFFVTSNVSLFTFSLQEAAHEKSQKYKEGKFVLERGGIMDGLDSEFYIDTRPSMSDAEDA